The Candidatus Methylomirabilis sp. region TCACCACCTTGGCGACCCGGTTAATATGGACGATGCGCTCGGCAAGATTCAACGCGTCAGCTTTGATCTGCTTCAAATCTTCTCCCTCTCTTCTATACCGGCAACTCTTCGAGCGGAATAGCTGAAGTCATCACCGCGATGTCTGATGAGCCTCGAGAGGGCTAAAAGGTCAGGCGTGTGCTTCGACCCCACTAGAGCTTCACCCCTTTCTCTCCAAGCCCAGCGGCCAGCGCCTTAACGCGGCCATGGAACTTGAACCCACCACGGTCAAAAACCACTCGAGAAATCTGAGCTGCTAAGGCCTTACTCGCCAATAGTTCACCGACTAATCGAGCAGCAGCCGTCTTATCCCCCACCTTCCCTTTTTCTCTGATCTCCCTCGAAAGGGTGGACGCGGCAGCGAGCGTCTTTCCCTGCTCGTCGTCAACGATCTGGGCGTAAATATGACGTGTGCTCCTAAAGACACAGAGCCGCGGGCAGATTGCGCTTCCGGCAACACGCTTTCTAATTCGGCGATGACGTCGAAGCCGACGTTCTTGTTTTCCTTCGTGGCCCACCAACTCAACTCCTCCTCGAGATGTGCGACACGACCTACGCCCCAGCCTTCCCGGCTTTTCGGCGAATGCGCTCACCCGCGTACTTAACCCCCTTGCCTTTATACGGCTCAGGCGGTCTGAGACTTCGAATCTTGGCGGCGACCTCTCCGACCTGCTGTTTATCCGCGCCGGAGACCGTCAGCAGATTCTGGCTTTCTACTGAAACATGAATTCCGTCAGGCAATGGAAAAATAAGAGGATGCGAATATCCCAGCATCAGTGAGAGATTCCTCCCCTGCACCGACGCACGATAGCCCACCCCGATCATCTCCATCTTCTTTTCGAATCCCTTGGTGACTCCCTCGATCATATTAGCGATCAGAGTGCGAGTCAGCCCATGAAGTGAACGATGGAGCTTATTGTCTGAGGGCCGTATACAATGAAGCTGGCTGTCTTCCATCTTCACCGCCATCGAAGGATGGAGGCGAAGTGAAAGCTTGCCCTTAGGCCCCTCGACGGAGATACTACCTCCTGCAATCTCGACTTTGACCCGATCTGAGAACGGGATTGGCTTCTTTCCGATTCGCGACATACCTACCTGTTTCCTCTGCGGTGTAGCGCTTCAGTGACTCTCACGAACTCATCTCCACCATTGGGAACGCCGCTCACGAGTCTCGCATGGCCTTTACCAGGCGTAGCACAGTACCTCGCCACCTACCCCGCGGTCCCTGGCCGCACGTGCTGTTATGATCCCCTGTGAAGTCGAAAGGATCGCGACGCCCAGACCATTCATGACCCGAGGTAGTCGCCGAGACGTCGCATACACCCGGAGCCCTGGTCGGCTGACACGGCGGAGGCCGCTCAGGATCCGCTGATCCCCCGCACCGTACTTCAAGTAGATCCGAAGCACTCGACGGTTGTCGACTTCAAGAACCTTGAAGTTTTTGATGTACCCCTCTTCCCGTAAGATCTTTGCAATCTCCACTTTCGTCCTAGAGGCCGGGATGTGAACCGTGTCATGAGAGGCCAAGTTGGCGTTCCTGACCCTGGTCAGCATGTCAGCGATGGGATCGGTCATCATGGTCAACTTACTCCACGTTCTACGTTTCGCGTTCGATGTTCCGTATCCAGAGAGCTTGATCCTTCACTCTCCTGGTGCGCAGCATTCCTACCAACTTGCTTTAATGACGCCTGGGATTTCACCTCGAAGGGCCAGATCTCGAAAGCAGATCCGGCACATTTCGAACTTCCTGAGGTAGCCACGCGGTCTTCCACAGATGCGGCAGCGATGATAGCCGCGCACCTTAAATTTCGGCTCACGCTGGCTTTTAACAATTAGCGAAAGCTTTGCCATGTGTTGCTCCCAAGCTTTCAGCGATCAGCGATCGGCTTTCAGCAAAACACATACGCGACGTGTCTTCGCTGGTAGCTGACGACTATTCGCTGTACTAGCTCTTCTGAAAGGGGAAACCGAGATGCTCTAAGAGCGCGCGCGCCTGCTCATCCGTTCTCGCTGAAGTCTCGATGGCGATATCCATTCCCCGGACGGCATCCACCTTATCGTATTTGATCTCCGGAAAGATGAGTTGTTCTCTTACTCCAAGATTATAATTACCACGGCCATCGAACGACTTAGCCGGTATGCCCCTGAAGTCCCGGATTCGCGGTAGCGCAACATTCACGAACCGATCAAGAAACTCATACATCCGATCTCCGCGCAGGGTGACCTTGCACCCGATCGGAACCCCAGTTCTCAGCTTGAACCCGGCTTCGGATTTCCTGGCACGCGTGACAACCGGTTTCTGTCCGGTCACGGCTGAGAGCTCCTCGACTGCGGAGTCGATCACCTTCACATTCGCCACAGCCTCCCCAAGTCCCATATTGATGACGACCTTCGATGGGCGTGGCACCTGCCAGATATTTTTATACTTGAACTGTCTCATGAGGGCAGGAGCAATCACATCGCGAAAGCGTTCGCGGAGTCGTGGCAGGGCGCGACGCTCGATTTTTGACTCGCTCACATCTGCCTTCACTTTCTTTTTAGTTTTGGTCACTTCCGCCATTGACCTTCCTCTAACTCACTACTTCGCCACACTTTTTACACACCCGCACCTTTTTGCCATCGGCGAGGCGACTCACGCCGACACGCACAGGGCGGTCACACTTCTTGCACACCAGCATCAGGTTGGACGCATGAATGGGGTTCTCCCGTTCAAGGATTCCTCCCTGCTTTGAGGTCCGCCCAGGCTTGGTGTGGCGCTTCACGAAGTTCACCTTTTCCACCAGGGCCCGAAGGGTCTTCGGGATCACCTTCAGCACCTTGCCCCGTTTTCCCTTATCTTTCCCAGCCACCACGGCGACCAGATCGTTCTTTTTGATCTGAAGCCCCTGTCCTACCGCCATTACACCCTCACAGACTCAGCCCTCGCCATTTTAGACCACCTCTGGCGCCAGGGAGATAATCTTCATGAACCGCGCCTCGCGTAGCTCCCGCGCCACCGGACCAAAAATCCTAGTGCCGACCGGGTTATTCTGCTCGTTCAGGAGCACCGCAGCGTTTCGATCGAATTTAATGTACGAGCCATCCGAGCGGCGTAGCTCTTTCGTCGTCCTGACCACTACCGCCTTCACCACGGCGCCCTTCTTCACCGAACCCTCCGGAATCGCCTCTTTGACGTTCGCGACAATGATATCGCCCAGGCGAGCGTATCGCTTCCCGGATCCTCCCAATACCTTAATCAAAGAGATCCGCTTGGCGCCGGAATTGTCGGCCACCTCCATGATTGTCCGCAAGCCGATCATGATCGTCTACCTTCCTCGCGCCTATCCACTACACGACCGCCTTCCCCAGGATTTCTGTGACCCGCCAATGCTTCTCTTTACTCAAAGGCCGAGCCTCTTCAATGGCAACCCTGTCACCCATGCTGCAGCGATTGTCTTCGTCGTGGGCTTTGACCTTAGTTCGGCGGCGAATCATTTTGCCATACGCCTCATGACGAACGAGGCGCTCAACCATCACCACAACGGTCTTTTGCATCTTGTCGCTCACCACGACCCCCACTAAGGCTTTTCGACGACCCCTCTTCTTCTGCTCGGTCATGGTGTCCGCTCCACCCCGGGTGATACGTGTTTACGCACGGACTCTCTCCGCACCGTCTCTCCGGCGGCGATTTCCCGACGAAGTCGGCGGATACGGGCTGGGTTCTCAAGCTGTGCCACCGACGCCCTCAACCTCAGCTTTAAGAGTTCATCTCTCATATCGCGGAGCTTTTGCTCCAACTCCGCCGCACTCAATTCACGAAACTCCTTGGCATCCATCGTCGCCCTCAGCTCGCCACCATCGTACGAGACACAAATCGTGTGGCAATGGGCAACTTATGCGCAGCAAGACGCATTGCCTCCTTGGCCGTTGCCTCTGTAACCCCTTCCATCTCGCAAAGTACACGCCCGGGTTTCACGACCGCCACCCATCCTTCCGGCGCACCCTTCCCCTTACCCATCCGAGTCTCCGCAGGCTTTTTCGTGATCGGTTTATCCGGGAAGATGCGGATCCATACCTTGCCCCCGCGCTTGACGTGATGCGTAATCGCTCGACGGGCTGCCTCGATCTGGCGATTGGTAATCCAGGCGGCCTCCAGGGCTTTTAGACCATATTCTCCAAAAGCCAATGACGACCCCCTGACGGCGATTCCGGATCGACGCCCCCGATGTTGCTTTCTGAACTTGACTCGTTTTGGTGCCAGCATCGCGTTCTAGCTCGCCACCGGGGCAAGCCCCTTGGGCCGCCGTTGACGGTCTTGAGGTATCTCCCGTTCCGGTTTGGCCGCCGCGGTCTCAGGAGTTGCCTCCCCATGGTAGACCCAGCATTTGACCCCAATCAGCCCGTACGTGGTCTTGGCCTGAGTAAACCCATAGTCGATGTCGGCTCGCATGGTACTCAATGGCATCTGACCCTCGCGATATCGCTCTGTGCGGGCAATCTCTGCTCCAGCCAGCCGACCGGAGCATACAATCTGAACTCCCTGAGCCCCAAGCCGCATCGAGGACTGCACGGTTTTTTTCATCGCCCGCCTGAACGCTACCCGTCGCATCAATTGGGAAGCAATCTGCTCAGCGATCAATTGGGCGTCCAACTCCGCCCGTCGCACTTCGACGATGTCAAGCTGAATCGGCTTTTTGGTCATACCGGAAAGAGCAACTTTCAACTTGTCGACCTCGGAACCTTTCTTCCCGATGATAATACCTGGCCTCGCGGTATGGATCACGATACGTACCTGATCGGCCTTCCGCTCGACATCGATCCCGGACACCCCAGCGTGATAGACTCGCTCTTTGATGAAGCGCCGGAATTTCAGGTCTTCATGTAGGGCGTCTGCATACCCCTTCACGGCAAACCACCTGGACCTCCATGGTTTGATGAGGCCCAGCCGAAATCCTATCGGGTGTACCTTCTGTCCCATCACACCTCCACCTTCTCGTTTCAACCAGAACTTACAGGAGCGGGCTCATCCCGCCCTTCCGCAAGGTACGCGTCAAAGGGCAGCTTCCTTCTCTGTGAGGACAATAGTGATGTGGCTGCTCCGTTTCCTTATCGGGTTCGACCGTCCCATAGCACGAGGACGGAATCGCTTCATGGTCGGGCCCTGATCCACAAAGGCCTCCTTGACGAACAGACGATCGATATTCTTTGCGCCGTGATTATGTTGGGCATTGGCAAGCGCCGACTTCAGAATCTTCTCGACAGCCCTGGCGGCATACTTTTTCGTATACTTCATGGTATCGAGAGCCTGGTTAATGCCGCGACCACGAATAAGATCAACGACAAGTCTCACCTTACGTGCCGGAATTCCAATATAGCGACCGACTGCGCGACATTCCATGATCGATTCGACTCTCTTTATTTGAGTGCAGTGGAACGAGCGGTATGCGCTCCGTGCCCACGGAAGGTCCTGGTTGGAGAGAACTCCCCTAGCTTGTGCCCGACCATATTCTCGGAAATGTAGATCGGGATAAACTTCTTGCCGTTATGGATTGCCAGCGTATGCCCGACGAACTCAGGAAGAATAACGGATCGTCTCGACCATGACTTGATGATCTTCTTCTCTCTTCCTTCGTTCATCGCCTCAATCTTCTTGAGAAGCTTCGGTTCAACGAACGCACCCTTTTTCAGTGACCTCGGCACGCTAACCTCCACACAAGGTTTCGGGTTCTAGATTCCGCGTGTACTCACCCCGAAACGCGAAACTTATTTTCTTCGCTTTACAATGAAGCGATCTGACGGCTTTCCCTTCTTCCTGGTTTTCCGCTCGAGCTTGCCCCAGGGACTGCAGGGATGGCGGCCACCG contains the following coding sequences:
- the rplR gene encoding 50S ribosomal protein L18; this translates as MVGHEGKQERRLRRHRRIRKRVAGSAICPRLCVFRSTRHIYAQIVDDEQGKTLAAASTLSREIREKGKVGDKTAAARLVGELLASKALAAQISRVVFDRGGFKFHGRVKALAAGLGEKGVKL
- the rplF gene encoding 50S ribosomal protein L6, with the translated sequence MSRIGKKPIPFSDRVKVEIAGGSISVEGPKGKLSLRLHPSMAVKMEDSQLHCIRPSDNKLHRSLHGLTRTLIANMIEGVTKGFEKKMEMIGVGYRASVQGRNLSLMLGYSHPLIFPLPDGIHVSVESQNLLTVSGADKQQVGEVAAKIRSLRPPEPYKGKGVKYAGERIRRKAGKAGA
- the rpsH gene encoding 30S ribosomal protein S8 → MMTDPIADMLTRVRNANLASHDTVHIPASRTKVEIAKILREEGYIKNFKVLEVDNRRVLRIYLKYGAGDQRILSGLRRVSRPGLRVYATSRRLPRVMNGLGVAILSTSQGIITARAARDRGVGGEVLCYAW
- a CDS encoding type Z 30S ribosomal protein S14; amino-acid sequence: MAKLSLIVKSQREPKFKVRGYHRCRICGRPRGYLRKFEMCRICFRDLALRGEIPGVIKASW
- the rplE gene encoding 50S ribosomal protein L5 encodes the protein MPRLRERFRDVIAPALMRQFKYKNIWQVPRPSKVVINMGLGEAVANVKVIDSAVEELSAVTGQKPVVTRARKSEAGFKLRTGVPIGCKVTLRGDRMYEFLDRFVNVALPRIRDFRGIPAKSFDGRGNYNLGVREQLIFPEIKYDKVDAVRGMDIAIETSARTDEQARALLEHLGFPFQKS
- the rplX gene encoding 50S ribosomal protein L24, with protein sequence MAVGQGLQIKKNDLVAVVAGKDKGKRGKVLKVIPKTLRALVEKVNFVKRHTKPGRTSKQGGILERENPIHASNLMLVCKKCDRPVRVGVSRLADGKKVRVCKKCGEVVS
- the rplN gene encoding 50S ribosomal protein L14, with translation MIGLRTIMEVADNSGAKRISLIKVLGGSGKRYARLGDIIVANVKEAIPEGSVKKGAVVKAVVVRTTKELRRSDGSYIKFDRNAAVLLNEQNNPVGTRIFGPVARELREARFMKIISLAPEVV
- the rpsQ gene encoding 30S ribosomal protein S17, with translation MTEQKKRGRRKALVGVVVSDKMQKTVVVMVERLVRHEAYGKMIRRRTKVKAHDEDNRCSMGDRVAIEEARPLSKEKHWRVTEILGKAVV
- the rpmC gene encoding 50S ribosomal protein L29; its protein translation is MDAKEFRELSAAELEQKLRDMRDELLKLRLRASVAQLENPARIRRLRREIAAGETVRRESVRKHVSPGVERTP
- the rplP gene encoding 50S ribosomal protein L16, with the protein product MLAPKRVKFRKQHRGRRSGIAVRGSSLAFGEYGLKALEAAWITNRQIEAARRAITHHVKRGGKVWIRIFPDKPITKKPAETRMGKGKGAPEGWVAVVKPGRVLCEMEGVTEATAKEAMRLAAHKLPIATRFVSRTMVAS
- the rpsC gene encoding 30S ribosomal protein S3, translated to MGQKVHPIGFRLGLIKPWRSRWFAVKGYADALHEDLKFRRFIKERVYHAGVSGIDVERKADQVRIVIHTARPGIIIGKKGSEVDKLKVALSGMTKKPIQLDIVEVRRAELDAQLIAEQIASQLMRRVAFRRAMKKTVQSSMRLGAQGVQIVCSGRLAGAEIARTERYREGQMPLSTMRADIDYGFTQAKTTYGLIGVKCWVYHGEATPETAAAKPEREIPQDRQRRPKGLAPVAS
- the rplV gene encoding 50S ribosomal protein L22, coding for MECRAVGRYIGIPARKVRLVVDLIRGRGINQALDTMKYTKKYAARAVEKILKSALANAQHNHGAKNIDRLFVKEAFVDQGPTMKRFRPRAMGRSNPIRKRSSHITIVLTEKEAAL
- the rpsS gene encoding 30S ribosomal protein S19; amino-acid sequence: MPRSLKKGAFVEPKLLKKIEAMNEGREKKIIKSWSRRSVILPEFVGHTLAIHNGKKFIPIYISENMVGHKLGEFSPTRTFRGHGAHTARSTALK